The proteins below come from a single Tachysurus fulvidraco isolate hzauxx_2018 chromosome 26, HZAU_PFXX_2.0, whole genome shotgun sequence genomic window:
- the LOC113662921 gene encoding single insulin-like growth factor-binding domain protein-2, translating into MMYLKCLLLCQLMAFLLVEDSQAMSCIPCYMRKCSPDLRCAGGKVLDVCGCCMICALVEGESCGGPYNYLGVCDEDLECVKKEPVTFNSVGVCHETFLAKLKRLRK; encoded by the exons ATGATGTATCTGAAGTGTCTGCTGCTTTGTCAGCTGATGGCATTCCTGCTGGTGGAGGACAGCCAGGCGATGTCCTGCATACCCTGCTACATGAGGAAATGCTCGCCAGACCTCCGCTGCGCTGGAGGGAAGGTTTTGGATGTATGCGGCTGCTGCATGATATGTGCATTGGTAGAGGGCGAGTCTTGTGGTGGCCCGTACAACTACCTCGGCGTCTGTGACGAGGACCTTGAGTGTGTAAAGAAAGAACCGGTCACGTTCAACAGCGTGGGAGTGTGTCATG aaacgTTTCTTGCAAAGCTGAAGCGACTGAGGAAGTGA
- the LOC125140352 gene encoding cysteine-rich motor neuron 1 protein-like isoform X1, which translates to MMYLKGLMISQFLVLLVVRNSLAVCVPCALLNGCPVLNCLGEKVLGMCGCCYMCAKQLGESCGGLYGSIGTCDQGLGCVLPLQQVNETMTIIYHVGVCQVQTTASPQATTQPDNAYAAPSAPDQSQGDSTSFLNFTEQHNSTTANVSSSINSPGSFALLENGASSLRAKGIQVLCLIMSVCVLLHLPVL; encoded by the exons ATGATGTATCTCAAAGGTCTGATGATCTCCCAGTTCTTGGTGCTGCTGGTTGTGAGGAACAGCTTGGCGGTCTGTGTGCCGTGTGCCCTTTTAAATGGATGTCCAGTGCTCAACTGTTTGGGTGAAAAGGTGTTAGGTATGTGCGGCTGCTGCTACATGTGCGCTAAACAACTCGGCGAAAGCTGTGGGGGTCTGTACGGATCGATCGGGACATGTGACCAGGGACTCGGTTGTGTCCTCCCGCTTCAACAGGTCAATGAGACAATGACGATTATTTATCACGTAGGAGTTTGTCAAG TACAAACCACAGCAAGCCCTCAAGCAACAACACAACCAG ATAACGCTTACGCAGCACCTAGTGCACCAGATCAGAGCCAAGGGG ACTCAACTTCATTTCTCAACTTCACAGAGCAACATAACAGCACAACAGCAAACG TTTCTTCTAGCATCAACAGCCCAGGTTCATTCGCTTTGCTGGAAAATGGAGCTTCTTCCCTCCGAGCAAAAGGAATCCAAGTTTTGTGCCTCatcatgtctgtttgtgttttgcttCATTTGCCTGTGTTGTGA
- the LOC125140352 gene encoding cysteine-rich motor neuron 1 protein-like isoform X2, which produces MMYLKGLMISQFLVLLVVRNSLAVCVPCALLNGCPVLNCLGEKVLGMCGCCYMCAKQLGESCGGLYGSIGTCDQGLGCVLPLQQVNETMTIIYHVGVCQVQTTASPQATTQPDSTSFLNFTEQHNSTTANVSSSINSPGSFALLENGASSLRAKGIQVLCLIMSVCVLLHLPVL; this is translated from the exons ATGATGTATCTCAAAGGTCTGATGATCTCCCAGTTCTTGGTGCTGCTGGTTGTGAGGAACAGCTTGGCGGTCTGTGTGCCGTGTGCCCTTTTAAATGGATGTCCAGTGCTCAACTGTTTGGGTGAAAAGGTGTTAGGTATGTGCGGCTGCTGCTACATGTGCGCTAAACAACTCGGCGAAAGCTGTGGGGGTCTGTACGGATCGATCGGGACATGTGACCAGGGACTCGGTTGTGTCCTCCCGCTTCAACAGGTCAATGAGACAATGACGATTATTTATCACGTAGGAGTTTGTCAAG TACAAACCACAGCAAGCCCTCAAGCAACAACACAACCAG ACTCAACTTCATTTCTCAACTTCACAGAGCAACATAACAGCACAACAGCAAACG TTTCTTCTAGCATCAACAGCCCAGGTTCATTCGCTTTGCTGGAAAATGGAGCTTCTTCCCTCCGAGCAAAAGGAATCCAAGTTTTGTGCCTCatcatgtctgtttgtgttttgcttCATTTGCCTGTGTTGTGA
- the h3f3c gene encoding H3 histone, family 3C, with the protein MARTKQTARKSTGGKAPRKQLATKAARKSAPSTGGVKKPHRYRPGTVALREIRRYQKSTELLIRKLPFQRLVREIAQDFKTDLRFQSAAIGALQEASEAYLVGLFEDTNLCAIHAKRVTIMPKDIQLARRIRGERA; encoded by the exons ATGGCCCGTACCAAGCAAACTGCCCGCAAATCCACAGGAGGAAAGGCTCCTCGTAAGCAGCTGGCCACTAAAGCGGCCCGTAAAAGTGCTCCCTCTACTGGAGGCGTGAAGAAACCTCACCGCTACAG GCCCGGTACAGTGGCTCTGCGTGAGATCCGTCGGTACCAGAAGTCTACTGAGTTGCTGATCCGTAAGCTACCCTTCCAGCGTCTGGTGAGGGAGATCGCTCAGGACTTCAAAACGGATCTGCGCTTCCAGAGTGCTGCCATCGGGGccctgcag gAGGCCAGTGAGGCGTACCTGGTGGGTCTTTTTGAGGACACCAACCTGTGTGCCATCCATGCCAAGCGTGTCACCATCATGCCCAAAGACATCCAGCTGGCACGCCGTATCCGTGGAGAGCGCGCCTAA